In Procambarus clarkii isolate CNS0578487 chromosome 74, FALCON_Pclarkii_2.0, whole genome shotgun sequence, one DNA window encodes the following:
- the LOC138356848 gene encoding polysialoglycoprotein-like encodes MNLKVLNRCRQAFYFSVYISGGSGDTASTVYISGGSGDTASTVYISGGSGDTASTVYISGGSGDTASTVYISGGSGDTASTVYISGGSGDTASTVYISGGSGDTASTVYISGGSGDTASTVYISGGSGDTASTVYISGGSVDTASTVYNSGGSVDTATTVYISGGSVDTSSTVYISGGSGNTASTVYISGGSGDTASTVYISGGSGDTASTVYISGGSGDTASTVYISGGSGDTASTVYISGGSVDTSSTVYISGGSVDTATTVYISGGSVDTATTVYISGGSGDTATTVFISGGSGDIATTVYISGGSGDTATTVYISGGSGDIANTVYISGGSGDIATTVYISGGSGDIATTVYISGGSGDIATTVYISGGSGDIATTVYISGGSGDIANAVYISGGSGDIATTVYISGGSGDTATTVYISGGSGDTATTVYISGGSGDTASTVYISGGSGDTASTVYISGGSGDIANTVYISGGSGDTATTVYISGGSGDTATTVYISGGSGDTASTVYISGGSGDTASTVYISGGSGDIVNTVYIIGGV; translated from the coding sequence ATGAATCTGAAAGTATTAAACAGATGTAGACAAGCTTTTTATTTTTCTGTCTACATCAGTGGTGGAAGTGGGGACACTGCCAGCACTGTCTACATCAGTGGTGGAAGTGGGGACACTGCTAGCACTGTCTACATCAGTGGTGGAAGTGGGGACACTGCTAGCACTGTCTACATCAGTGGTGGAAGTGGGGACACTGCTAGCACTGTCTACATCAGTGGTGGAAGTGGGGACACTGCTAGCACTGTCTACATCAGTGGTGGAAGTGGGGACACTGCTAGCACTGTCTACATCAGTGGTGGAAGTGGGGACACTGCTAGCACTGTCTACATCAGTGGTGGAAGTGGGGACACTGCTAGCACTGTCTACATCAGTGGTGGAAGTGGGGACACTGCTAGCACTGTCTACATCAGTGGTGGAAGTGTGGACACTGCTAGCACTGTCTacaacagtggtggcagtgtggacactgccaccactgtctaCATCAGTGGTGGAAGTGTGGACACTTCTAGCACTGTCTACATCAGTGGTGGAAGTGGGAACACTGCCAGCACTGTCTACATCAGTGGTGGAAGTGGGGACACTGCTAGCACTGTCTACATCAGTGGTGGAAGTGGGGACACTGCTAGCACTGTCTACATCAGTGGTGGAAGTGGGGACACTGCCAGCACTGTCTACATCAGTGGTGGAAGTGGGGACACTGCTAGCACTGTCTACATCAGTGGTGGAAGTGTGGACACTTCTAGCACTGTCTAcatcagtggtggcagtgtggacactgccaccactgtctaCATCAGTGGGGGAAGTGTggacactgccaccactgtctacatcagtggtggaagtggggacactgccaccactgtcttCATCAGTGGGGGAAGTGGGGACATTGCCACCACTGTCTACATCAGTGGTGGAAGTGGGGACACTGCCACTACTGTCTACATCAGTGGGGGAAGTGGGGACATTGCAAACACTGTCTACATCAGTGGTGGAAGTGGGGACATTGCCACCACTGTCTACATCAGTGGTGGAAGTGGGGACATTGCCACCACTGTCTACATCAGTGGTGGAAGTGGGGACATTGCCACCACTGTCTACATCAGTGGTGGAAGTGGGGACATTGCCACCACTGTCTACATCAGTGGGGGAAGTGGGGACATTGCCAACGCTGTCTACATCAGTGGTGGAAGTGGGGACATTGCCACCACTGTCTACATCAGTGGTGGAAGTGGggacactgccaccactgtctacatcagtggtggaagtggggacactgccaccactgtctaCATCAGTGGTGGAAGTGGGGACACTGCCAGCACTGTCTACATCAGTGGGGGAAGTGGGGACACTGCCAGCACTGTCTACATCAGTGGGGGAAGTGGGGACATTGCCAACACTGTCTACATCAGTGGTGGAAGTGGggacactgccaccactgtctacatcagtggtggaagtggggacactgccaccactgtctaCATCAGTGGTGGAAGTGGGGACACTGC